The Spirochaeta lutea sequence CGATAAAGGCTCCCCAGACCGAGAGGCCCAGAACAGACTCTAACACCCGAAGAGCGAAGGCGGTATGAACACCCCCTACCAGGAGGGGCAGGTAGAATCCCGGTATTATTTCCGCCCTAACAATAGCCCGTATCTGGGATACAGAAACGCCGATTTTCTGCATGAGAATGAAGCGATGTCGGGCGGTGTAGGCATCGGTTATGCTCCGGAAGAACACTAACCCTGCATTTCCTGCAAACACCACCAGGGCCATAAACAGTATGATAAAAAAATACAGGCCCACATACCGGTAGAACTCATCCATCCCAAGACTCAGGGAGAAGTACTCCCCATCAATCCACTCCTGGGAGAACCGTTGCTCCATGACCCGGTCCACCTTCCGCAGAGCCTTGATTCCCTCGGGGTCTTCTCCCGTCTGTACTGCCGCGGCACCTGCTGGAACGGCCTGGATTGTAGCAACATACTTGTTTGTTCGAAAAAACCCGTTCTCCGTCAGAACCTGGTAATCGGCATCTGACATAACCGCCAGGGTAGACCCGAGAATCCATTGAGGTAAGAGTTGTTTGGTTATAACCATGGAGGGGTCTAGGGGAAGCGCATCCTGCCATGCCAGGGTTTCAATGAACCTTTGAACCCGTCCCAGGACCTCGGGCGGCAGGGTTCCCGGGGAGGCAGGCTGATCGGATGGGGGCCGTGTATAGAACAACAGGGTGCCTCGAGGGATGGGAGGAAGCGTGCCGCCTTGAACCGAGAGAAGGTTTTCAATCTGACTGCGGGAAACGATCCAGGCAGCGGATTCCGGGCTGTCTGGGAATTGGCTTGCGGGAGAGGAGAATTCCAGGATTTGAGTGGATAGGTTCGGCTGCATGGCAGTCTCGGGAATTTCCTGAGGCCCGGGAACATCGGAATCCCCAGAAATCTCAAAGGCTATGTCAACCTGAGAGAGCCTTGTCATCTGTTCCCGCACCGAGGTAGCATCGCTGTAGAAGACCAGCAGCACCCCGATACCGGTAATAGCGATGGCATTCATGACTGCGACGGTAGCCAACACCAGACCGTAATTTTTACGGCGAAACATGAGGTTTCCCCCAGCGCTTATCAGCACGGGATCCCCTAGAGTATTCCCCCTGCGGCGGTACCAGGAAGCCAGGGCGACATGGATACCCTGAAAGACGAGAAAGGTTCCCACTATAGTTATACCGACCACGGGAAGGAAAAGCTGTAAGATGGTGTCCATGGTAACTCGGGTACTGAGGACATATCCAATGGTTACCAACCCAACGCCGAGGACCGAGAGGAATTTCGGGGGACGGGGGCGGCCTTGCATGCTCCGCTGGCTATGAAAGAGGGTTCTTACCGGCGTCAAGAGGGCAGTGATGAATGATAGAATACCGGCTATAAGAAAAAATGGGAGGAAGACGGCTGTTACCTCAAAGAATCCGGTGAGGCTATGTCCAATGGTAATGACTCCCGGGATTCCGGTAAGGGATTGAAAGA is a genomic window containing:
- a CDS encoding FtsX-like permease family protein; this encodes MPRNASIAALTWASFRRRIGQYSTYAFSAAIAIMVYYIFAIVFSSPEVTSQIDENLRLEGLFRGSAVIVAVFSAVFLWYGTIIFTGQRKREFALYRLHGMSRPVLFGIILGEQVAVGLLASAIGLGGGVLLSRFFLVIFQSLTGIPGVITIGHSLTGFFEVTAVFLPFFLIAGILSFITALLTPVRTLFHSQRSMQGRPRPPKFLSVLGVGLVTIGYVLSTRVTMDTILQLFLPVVGITIVGTFLVFQGIHVALASWYRRRGNTLGDPVLISAGGNLMFRRKNYGLVLATVAVMNAIAITGIGVLLVFYSDATSVREQMTRLSQVDIAFEISGDSDVPGPQEIPETAMQPNLSTQILEFSSPASQFPDSPESAAWIVSRSQIENLLSVQGGTLPPIPRGTLLFYTRPPSDQPASPGTLPPEVLGRVQRFIETLAWQDALPLDPSMVITKQLLPQWILGSTLAVMSDADYQVLTENGFFRTNKYVATIQAVPAGAAAVQTGEDPEGIKALRKVDRVMEQRFSQEWIDGEYFSLSLGMDEFYRYVGLYFFIILFMALVVFAGNAGLVFFRSITDAYTARHRFILMQKIGVSVSQIRAIVRAEIIPGFYLPLLVGGVHTAFALRVLESVLGLSVWGAFIGLSLGYVVLFGICALAASRVYQTIVLPQEKIPGA